One Niabella beijingensis DNA window includes the following coding sequences:
- the sufC gene encoding Fe-S cluster assembly ATPase SufC — MLEIKGLRAGIEGREILKGIDLNIQPGEVHAIMGPNGSGKSTLASVLAGKEDYEVTGGAVTFEGKDLLELAPEERAGEGIFLSFQYPVEIPGLSTTNFMKTAVNEVRKYRGQGELDAVSFLKKMKEKMALVEIDQSMLSRSLNEGFSGGEKKRNEIFQMAMLEPRLAILDETDSGLDIDAIRIVANGVNKLRTPKNGILVITHYQRLLDYIVPDFVHVLYNGRIVKSGTKELAYELEERGYDFIKSELA, encoded by the coding sequence ATGTTAGAGATAAAAGGCCTGCGCGCAGGCATTGAAGGAAGAGAAATTTTAAAAGGGATTGACCTGAATATTCAACCGGGCGAAGTACATGCCATTATGGGGCCCAATGGTTCCGGGAAAAGTACCCTGGCATCCGTACTCGCAGGGAAAGAAGACTACGAAGTAACCGGAGGTGCTGTAACCTTTGAGGGAAAAGACCTCCTGGAACTGGCTCCGGAAGAAAGAGCCGGTGAAGGCATTTTCCTGAGCTTCCAGTACCCGGTGGAAATACCGGGTCTGAGCACCACTAATTTTATGAAGACCGCCGTCAACGAGGTCAGGAAATACCGCGGACAGGGAGAACTGGATGCCGTTTCCTTCCTCAAAAAAATGAAAGAAAAAATGGCCCTTGTTGAGATCGACCAGTCGATGCTGAGCCGTTCACTCAACGAAGGATTCTCCGGTGGCGAGAAAAAAAGAAATGAGATCTTCCAGATGGCCATGCTGGAACCCCGGCTGGCGATCCTTGATGAGACAGACTCCGGGCTGGATATCGATGCCATCCGCATTGTGGCTAATGGCGTGAACAAGCTCCGCACTCCGAAAAACGGCATCCTCGTAATTACCCACTACCAGCGCCTGCTGGATTATATCGTTCCTGATTTTGTACACGTACTGTATAACGGACGTATCGTAAAGTCGGGCACCAAGGAACTGGCCTACGAACTGGAAGAAAGAGGATACGATTTTATCAAAAGTGAATTAGCATAA
- the sufB gene encoding Fe-S cluster assembly protein SufB, protein MSMETDQLLHNNVDTEPDVIENHVNSEYKYGFVTDIEMEAAPKGLDENTIRFISAKKNEPEWMLEWRLKAFAQWQKMKPPHWANLTYPTIDFQDIIYYAAPKQKIKPNSLDEVDPELIKTFEKLGISLEEQKRLTGVAVDAVIDSVSIGTSFKEQLAELGIIFCSISEAIQEHPELVRQYLASVVPVTDNFYAALNSAVFSDGSFCYIPKGVRCPMELSTYFRINAENTGQFERTLIVAEEGAYVSYLEGCTAPMRDENQLHAAIVEIVAMDHAEVKYSTVQNWYPGDKEGKGGIYNFVTKRGICKGAHSKISWTQVETGSSITWKYPSVILQGDHSVGEFYSVAVTNNFQQADTGTKMLHIGKNTKSRIVSKGISAGQSQNSYRGLVRVGKNASNARNFSQCDSLLLGDKCGAHTFPYIEVKNNTGVVEHEATTSKIGEDQIFYCNQRGIDTEKAVALIINGFAKEVMNQLPMEFAVEAQKLLAISLEGSVG, encoded by the coding sequence ATGAGTATGGAAACAGATCAATTATTGCACAACAATGTAGACACAGAACCAGATGTTATTGAAAATCATGTAAATAGCGAGTACAAATATGGTTTTGTTACAGATATTGAAATGGAGGCCGCGCCCAAAGGGCTGGATGAAAATACCATTCGCTTTATCTCTGCTAAAAAAAATGAACCGGAATGGATGCTGGAATGGCGTCTGAAAGCCTTTGCCCAATGGCAGAAAATGAAACCCCCGCATTGGGCCAACCTTACCTACCCTACCATCGATTTTCAGGACATTATCTACTATGCCGCACCCAAACAAAAGATAAAACCCAACAGTCTGGATGAAGTAGACCCGGAACTGATCAAAACTTTTGAAAAGCTGGGGATTTCCCTTGAAGAACAGAAACGTCTTACCGGGGTAGCGGTAGATGCCGTGATCGACAGTGTGTCGATCGGTACTTCATTTAAAGAACAGCTGGCCGAGCTGGGTATTATTTTTTGCTCCATCAGTGAAGCCATCCAGGAACATCCGGAACTGGTACGCCAATACCTGGCCTCTGTAGTGCCTGTTACCGATAATTTCTATGCAGCGCTGAATTCCGCAGTATTCAGCGACGGATCCTTCTGCTATATTCCGAAAGGTGTACGCTGTCCTATGGAGCTCTCCACTTATTTCCGTATCAATGCGGAAAACACCGGGCAGTTTGAACGGACCCTTATCGTGGCAGAAGAAGGCGCCTATGTGAGCTACCTTGAAGGATGTACCGCTCCCATGCGTGACGAGAACCAGTTGCACGCCGCTATTGTGGAGATCGTGGCAATGGATCATGCCGAAGTAAAATATTCCACCGTACAGAACTGGTACCCGGGTGATAAGGAGGGAAAAGGCGGGATCTACAATTTCGTAACCAAACGCGGCATCTGCAAAGGTGCGCATTCAAAAATATCGTGGACGCAGGTAGAGACCGGCTCTTCGATCACCTGGAAATACCCCAGCGTTATTTTGCAGGGAGATCACTCGGTGGGCGAATTTTATTCCGTGGCCGTTACCAATAATTTTCAGCAGGCGGATACAGGTACCAAGATGCTTCACATCGGCAAGAATACAAAAAGCAGGATCGTATCCAAAGGGATTTCCGCGGGTCAGAGCCAGAACAGCTACCGTGGCCTGGTGCGTGTCGGAAAAAATGCCTCCAATGCCCGTAATTTTTCCCAGTGCGACTCACTGCTGCTGGGCGACAAATGCGGTGCACATACGTTTCCCTATATTGAAGTAAAAAACAATACAGGTGTTGTTGAGCATGAAGCCACTACCTCCAAGATCGGCGAAGACCAGATCTTCTATTGCAACCAGCGGGGTATCGACACCGAAAAGGCTGTGGCACTTATCATCAACGGTTTTGCAAAAGAAGTCATGAACCAGCTTCCGATGGAATTTGCGGTAGAGGCGCAAAAGCTGCTGGCCATTAGTCTGGAAGGTAGCGTGGGGTAG
- the sufD gene encoding Fe-S cluster assembly protein SufD translates to MDTITYFKERFEHLQQEQPDSRLKSLRDGAFGEFQQKGIPTVKHEEWKYTRINDFFNKDYHFTTDLKEQQFRAAELQPFLLPGHENANVIIFINGHYHAEHSVLRSEELEIIPLNEAAHNNYAPIVEKHLGHSADYHRDGINALNTAFIQEGVFVHIRKGKTVNHPVYIYNITDARSGNIFAQPRALVHIGENAQVEILETFVTLGADESFTNQVFEIAVEEDAVLNLYKIQNDAANSTIVSTTHVHQVGKSVTNVVTISLSGGLVRNNLNMVMSAPYCEANLSGLYLQNGQTHVDNHTVVDNRQPNCLSNELYKGIMNGHSTGVFNGKIFVRQIAQKTNAYQTNRNILLSENASVNTKPQLEIFADDVKCSHGCTVGRLDEEALFYLKARGISDATARALLLHGFALDVLEKIGSEPVRNYVNALVTANLKLG, encoded by the coding sequence ATGGATACAATAACATATTTTAAAGAGCGTTTTGAACATTTACAGCAGGAGCAACCTGATTCCCGGCTGAAGTCCTTGCGGGACGGGGCTTTTGGCGAGTTTCAGCAAAAAGGGATTCCTACTGTAAAACACGAAGAGTGGAAATACACCAGGATCAACGATTTCTTTAATAAGGATTATCATTTTACAACAGACCTGAAAGAACAGCAGTTCCGCGCTGCTGAGCTTCAGCCGTTCCTGTTGCCGGGTCATGAGAACGCGAACGTGATCATTTTTATCAACGGACATTATCACGCAGAACACTCGGTACTGCGCTCGGAAGAACTGGAGATCATTCCGCTGAACGAAGCGGCACATAACAACTATGCACCTATTGTAGAGAAACACCTGGGGCATAGTGCCGATTACCACCGGGACGGCATCAATGCCCTGAATACCGCCTTCATACAGGAAGGCGTGTTTGTTCACATCCGGAAAGGAAAGACCGTAAATCATCCGGTATATATTTATAACATAACGGATGCACGAAGCGGCAATATCTTCGCACAACCCAGGGCCCTGGTGCATATCGGGGAGAACGCGCAGGTGGAGATCCTCGAAACGTTTGTCACCCTTGGTGCAGACGAAAGTTTTACCAACCAGGTCTTCGAGATCGCGGTGGAAGAAGATGCGGTGCTGAACCTGTACAAGATCCAGAATGATGCGGCCAATTCTACGATTGTAAGCACTACCCATGTGCACCAGGTGGGAAAAAGCGTCACCAACGTGGTGACGATCTCCCTGAGCGGCGGGCTGGTACGCAACAACCTGAATATGGTGATGTCGGCACCTTATTGTGAAGCGAATCTCTCCGGGCTGTACCTCCAGAACGGACAGACACATGTAGACAATCATACCGTGGTGGACAACCGGCAGCCCAACTGTCTGAGCAACGAATTATACAAGGGGATCATGAACGGGCATTCGACCGGTGTATTCAACGGTAAGATATTTGTGCGTCAGATCGCCCAGAAAACCAATGCCTATCAGACAAACAGGAACATCCTGCTGTCTGAAAATGCTTCGGTAAATACAAAACCGCAGCTGGAAATATTTGCAGATGATGTAAAATGCTCCCATGGCTGTACGGTGGGCCGCCTGGACGAAGAGGCACTCTTCTACCTGAAAGCCCGCGGCATCTCCGATGCCACGGCACGTGCTCTTTTATTGCATGGATTTGCACTCGACGTACTGGAAAAAATAGGATCGGAACCCGTACGCAATTATGTAAATGCGCTGGTGACAGCTAACCTGAAGCTGGGCTAA
- a CDS encoding four helix bundle protein encodes MPTVKHFEDLEIWQEARRLAKEIHTISVETDLKNEYRLKDQIKAAIGSLMDNVAEGFERNGNGEFRHFLSIAEGSLGETRSQLYRIFDFGYINEGKFLQLKSALESLSGRINAFINYLNKTTFKGTKYQ; translated from the coding sequence ATGCCTACCGTAAAACACTTTGAAGATCTTGAAATCTGGCAGGAAGCACGCAGGCTCGCAAAAGAGATCCACACGATTTCAGTTGAAACGGATCTCAAAAATGAATACCGGCTGAAAGATCAGATTAAGGCAGCGATCGGATCCTTAATGGATAATGTGGCGGAGGGGTTTGAGAGAAACGGAAACGGAGAATTTCGCCATTTTCTATCAATAGCAGAGGGATCGCTGGGTGAAACACGGTCACAGCTCTATCGAATATTTGATTTTGGATATATCAATGAAGGAAAATTTCTTCAACTGAAATCAGCGCTTGAAAGCTTAAGCGGTAGAATAAATGCTTTTATTAATTATTTAAATAAAACCACATTTAAGGGAACAAAGTATCAATAA